In Stegostoma tigrinum isolate sSteTig4 chromosome 12, sSteTig4.hap1, whole genome shotgun sequence, the following proteins share a genomic window:
- the LOC125457299 gene encoding probable G-protein coupled receptor 139 yields MHGIPRGLVFAIYYPILAAVGVPANLAVIVILPQRTCGLSRCILFYLLAMAVTDLLIMVIVVILNRIVGIYFPFSILSMTSICSIRAVLNFAGVDISAWLTVAFTFDRFVAISCQKLKITYCTVRTAAWVTVFISAVVGVKNTFMYLVYEPMYVVNNVAWFCGVKAIFYKSPEWAAYDWIRIILTPCLPFILILLLNALTVRHILAANRARRRLRTQSNGEKQSDPEMEKRRTSVVLLFAISGSFILLYLLFFMSTGYARVQTSLILQGTIPVIPLHIFSNKSDTRFSY; encoded by the exons ATGCACGGGATACCAAGAGGTTTGGTCTTCGCCATTTACTATCCAATCCTTGCAGCTGTCGGAGTTCCAg cAAACTTGGCAGTGATTGTGATCCTCCCTCAAAGAACATGTGGTCTGTCAAGGTGCATCCTTTTCTACCTGTTGGCCATGGCGGTGACAGATTTACTGATCATGGTAATAGTTGTAATATTAAACCGGATTGTTGGGATTTATTTCCCATTCAGCATCCTTTCTATGACTTCAATATGTAGCATTCGTGCGGTTTTAAATTTTGCAGGCGTTGATATTTCTGCCTGGTTAACAGTCGCTTTTACCTTTGATCGTTTTGTGGCCATTTCTTGCCAGAAGCTAAAAATAACGTATTGCACTGTGAGGACAGCAGCATGGGTTACAGTATTCATTTCTGCAGTGGTTGGTGTGAAAAATACTTTTATGTATTTGGTGTATGAACCCATGTATGTAGTGAACAATGTAGCCTGGTTCTGTGGTGTAAAAGCAATATTTTATAAGTCACCAGAATGGGCTGCCTATGATTGGATTCGGATCATTTTGACGCCTTGCCTCCCATTTATCCTAATTTtactgctcaatgctctgactgtcaGACACATTCTAGCAGCAAATAgggcccgcaggagactccgaaCACAGAgcaatggagagaaacagagtgacccagagatggagaagCGGAGGACATCCGTTGTTTTACTCTTTGCTATCTCGGGCAGCTTCATCCTGTTGTACTTATTATTTTTTATGTCAACTGGTTATGCCCGAGTTCAAACCTCACTTATTCTGCAGGGTACGATTCCAGTAATTCCACTTCATATTTTCTCCAACAAATCGGACACACGCTTCAGTTACTGA